The Phycisphaerae bacterium region TCGGTCATGAACCAGGAGTAGCCGATCATCTGGACTTCGTAGCCGCTGGAGATCCAATACCACGGCCAGTCGCCGGTTCCGCCGTCCCAGGCGACGATCTGGCTGCCGCTCCCGCCCGGCCAGGGCACCGAGGGGCTTGGGCAGTACAGCAGCTTGGGTGTCGAAATGTACCGCGGATGGAAACTGCCCGCGTCGCGATCGACCACGTGCCGCCGCAGATGCACCATGTGCTGGGCGGGAAAGTAGTGGATGCAGAACGTGCCGTCGTTGTCGTCGGCGTACAGCACGTGGGCCGATCCCAGGTTGTGCAACTGGCTCAGGCACACCGTCCGCTGAGCGCTGCGGCGGGCCTCGGTGAGGGCCGGAAGCAGGATCGCCACCAGCACCGCAATGATCGCCACGACGACCAGGAGCTCGATCAGGGTGAAACTGCGCGACCGCGGCATTCCGGCCTTCCGCGTTGTGGGCCCGACATGACGCCGGTTTGTCACCGCCATATTCGCGGACCTCGAAAGGGTTCAGTCGGTCAGCCCGTGGCTGGCCAGGTACTCGTAACCCGAACGCACGTGCCGCTTGGCCAGATACTCAGCCGAGTCGCCGTCGCGGTCGGCAATCGCCTGGATCAGCGCCTTGTGCCGGTGAAGATACTCCCGCCTGTCGATCGGGTCGTTGCGCCCGGCGGTCTTCTCAAGGATCAACAGGCGATCCAGTTCACTCTCCAGCAACGGACACTCGGCGCATCGGTAGATGAAACGGTGGATCGCCACGTCCAGCCGGGTCTGTTCCATCGTATCCCCACCCAGCACCGCCTCTTCCAAATCGTGGCCCATGCCCTTGAGTTCGGCGATCTGGTCGTCCGTGATCCGCTGAGCGCAAAGCCGCGCGGCCACCGACTCCAGACCTTCGCGGATCAGGTAGAGCCCCTCCAGGTCGC contains the following coding sequences:
- a CDS encoding prepilin-type N-terminal cleavage/methylation domain-containing protein, which gives rise to MPRSRSFTLIELLVVVAIIAVLVAILLPALTEARRSAQRTVCLSQLHNLGSAHVLYADDNDGTFCIHYFPAQHMVHLRRHVVDRDAGSFHPRYISTPKLLYCPSPSVPWPGGSGSQIVAWDGGTGDWPWYWISSGYEVQMIGYSWFMT
- a CDS encoding GntR family transcriptional regulator — its product is MAKPVATTVDRVHERIRQKLLRGELARGQRVSQRKLAREFGCSPVPVAEAMRRLESEGLLVKEPLKIARVRTLSLRDLEGLYLIREGLESVAARLCAQRITDDQIAELKGMGHDLEEAVLGGDTMEQTRLDVAIHRFIYRCAECPLLESELDRLLILEKTAGRNDPIDRREYLHRHKALIQAIADRDGDSAEYLAKRHVRSGYEYLASHGLTD